TCCCTATAAATAGAACAATAATGGAAGTCATCGCAATCATGGATAAATTTGATCGGCAAATTTTAGATATCCTCAAAATTAATGCTCGATGCTCAGTGAGCGATATTGCTAGAGACGTGAGCCTTTCTCGCTCTGCAGTCAATGCTAGAATCAAGAAATTAGAAAACGATAAGGTGATTACAGGGTATTGCGCGCAGATAGCGGAACCTGATCAACCTAAGAATGTGTGCGCTTATATTACATTGAAGTTTGATCTAGCGAGTAGTAACCACAGTTGTGAGTCTTACGCGAAACGTATCCAGAGTATTGACGGGGTTCAATGGTGCCATTCGATCAGCGGTGAGACTGATATGATGTTGTACATCGAAGTGGAAAGCATGAAGCACTTGAATCAAGTCCGCGATCAATTGCAAAGTTACCCAGATCTTCGCCACCTAATGACGCATACGGTTTTGACCGAGTTTTTTAACAAACAGAATTCGTTAGGCCGTTCATGTTAGGAGTGATCGACTGCGCTAAGAGCGTCAACATGGTTAGGAGCTTCAATCTTGCTAGGAGCCTAAATTTTGCTAAGTAATGTAAATTTAAACTTGCTGCGCTCGCTGCATGTGCTCCTTGAAGAGTGCCATGTAAGCCGTGCAGCTCAGCGCCTGCACATAACGCAATCGGCGGTGAGTCGCCAATTGGCTCAACTTAGAGACTTGTGTGGTGACCCTCTCCTTGTTCGTGATGGCAACAAGCTGGTTCCTACCAATCGAGCTCTGCTTCTCAAGGGAAAACTGGATGATTTGTTGGGTGAGTTCGACCATTTATTGGATGATAAACCCTTTGAACCACAAGACTGGCAGGGTGAATTGGTGTTATCGTCCAGCGATTATGTTGCTCAGTATATTCTTCCTGTCATTGTCTCTGAAGTCTCTGCAGAAGCCCCAAATATTAATTTGGCTTACCGTTTATGGCAGCCCAATTATCTTGAAGCGCTAAACGAGTCGGGTATTC
The Vibrio cyclitrophicus DNA segment above includes these coding regions:
- a CDS encoding Lrp/AsnC family transcriptional regulator, with protein sequence MDKFDRQILDILKINARCSVSDIARDVSLSRSAVNARIKKLENDKVITGYCAQIAEPDQPKNVCAYITLKFDLASSNHSCESYAKRIQSIDGVQWCHSISGETDMMLYIEVESMKHLNQVRDQLQSYPDLRHLMTHTVLTEFFNKQNSLGRSC